In Anas platyrhynchos isolate ZD024472 breed Pekin duck chromosome 22, IASCAAS_PekinDuck_T2T, whole genome shotgun sequence, the following proteins share a genomic window:
- the LOC119713064 gene encoding uncharacterized protein produces the protein MQYRRQGCPITSSMILKQCAIQNSNPSTRNILASLPGTWTIEEELERMAQVPVGPQAMLVEAVKQLGDSMREQAQAVKEHAEFTQSQVLAALAPLQTAGGQVPPPSNQLPHCGAFGHVRRNCRAGAVWCSNCQSNNHKEAACRRNMPGNGRNSGKSRKRLPWPLRSRPWPRRRHRPGQRGRGRPPLGWGRSRSLCPKFPKPAPPRRRMQQDGAEQGGFPWPEPLPVAGPALPSHCPRCGERGRFGRDAHVRAKFSRMVEAVDKTKEKRLDRLTGELAQKTAELLEVREAFVQLSQKQQEVQRRERVLSRQVNVAVEMIAALKQRLSKFEEEAEKELRGKAKLQHFIENLLQRVDLAERQLEYYQNQQIACSRIADVPLSFLTSNHVSHPFVVNGQWQKEKGESKGRQRQKRYQEDATDTDGTGNSSSISDTGAGRRAPVSWKCDGDEDCSDGSDESACVKKTCAESDFVCNSGQCVPNRWQCDGDPDCEDGSDESAELCHMRTCRVNEISCGPQSTQCIPVSWKCDGERDCDSGEDEENCGNVTCSAAEFTCSSGQCISKSFVCNGQGDCSDHSDESLEQCGRQPAPLVKCYVSEVQCGSGEKDCDRDPDCKDGSDEINCPSQTCRPDQFRCEDGNCVHVSRQCSGVRDCLEGTDEANCNNVIQCSGPGKFKCKSGECIDINKVCNQQRDCKDWGDEPLKECNINECDCPSGFEFVDKRNCGDIDECQNPGICSQICINLKGGYKCECSRGYQMIPATGTWKRPYRYKNTNNTCDYNDAAKQGLGVHSMETRGNNYSVWNNCTALALPPDVFLICGDRAWQGITANAIRSPCYLDKLIVFASSLLQLHEITRHKWALLAPDSNDNVELCGVAARAALAILVLGVASVATHNNCSAAGISCGVDARRCTLSVLFGGDSTLSCSPQEQTKISCSCRHTVGFQLLEGY, from the coding sequence ATGCAATACAGGCGGCAGGGGTGCCCGATTACCTCCAGcatgatattaaaacagtgcgcaattcagaatagcaaccCCTCTACTCGCAATATATTGGCTTCCTTGCCCGGGACATGGACAATCGAGGAAGAgttggaaagaatggctcaggtaccagtaggcccacaggctatgttagtagaggcagtaaagcaattaggtgacagcatgcgagaacaggcacaggctgtgaaagagcatgctgagtttacacagagtcaggtccttgcagctcttgctcctttgcaaaccgccGGTGGTCAAGTACCACCCCCTAGTAACCAGTTACCGCACTGTGGTGCTTTTGGACACGTGAGACGAaactgcagggctggggcagtatggtgctCAAATTGTCAGTCGAACAATCACAAGGAAGCGGCATGTCGACGCAACATGCCGGGAAACGGCCGGAACAGCGGCAAGAGTCGCAAACGCCTCCCGTGGCCGCTCCGCTCCCGGCCCTGGCCCCGGCGCCGGCACCGGCCGGGGCAGCGCGGCCGCGGGCGGCCACCTCTCGGCTGGGgccggtcccggtccctgtgCCCGAAGTTTCCCAAGCCCGCCCCGCCGAGGCGGAGGATGCAGCAGGACGGCGCGGAGCAGGGCGGCTTCCCCTGGCCGGAGCCGCTGCCCGTGGCCGGCCCGGCGCTGCCGTCCCACTGCCCGCGCTGCGGGGAGCGTGGTCGGTTCGGCCGTGACGCGCATGTCAGGGCGAAGTTCAGCAGGATGGTGGAGGCCGTGGACAAGACGAAGGAGAAGCGGCTCGACAGGCTGACCGGGGAGCTGGCCCAGAAGACggcggagctgctggaggtgcggGAGGCCTTCGTGCAGCTCtcgcagaagcagcaggaggtgcagcgAAGGGAGCGGgtgctcagcaggcaggtgaaCGTGGCGGTGGAGATGATCGCAGCCTTGAAGCAGCGCCTCAGCAAGttcgaggaggaggcagaaaaagaattgcggGGAAAAGCCAAGCTCCAGCACTTCATTGAGAACCTGCTGCAGCGCGTGGACCTGGCAGAGAGGCAGCTGGAGTATTACCAAAACCAGCAGAtagcctgcagccgtatagcagacgttccactctctttcctaactagtaatcatgtgtctcatccatttgtggtgaatggtcagtggcaaaaagaaaagggggagagtaaggggcggcaaagacagaaacggtaccaggaggatgccactgacactgacgGCACGGGTAATAgcagtagtataagtgacacaggtgcggggcggcgggcaccagtgtcctggaaatgtgatggtgatgaagactgctcagatggcagtgatgagagtgcttgtgtgaagaagacatgtgctgaatctgactttgtgtgcaacagtggtcagtgtgtgccaaacagatggcagtgtgatggggatccggactgtgaagatgggtctgatgagagtgctgagctgtgtcatatgagaacatgccgggtaaatgaaatcagctgtggtcctcagtcgacccagtgtatcccagtgtcgtggaaatgtgatggtgaaagagactgtgacagtggagaagatgaagagaattgtggcaatgtgacttgtagtgcagcagagttcacatgcagtagtggacaatgtatttccaaaagctttgtctgcaatggtcaaggtgactgctccgaccactcggatgaatctttggagcagtgtggccgccagcctgcacctctggtGAAGTGTTatgtgagtgaggtgcagtgcggctcaggtgaaaaagactgtgacagagatcctgattgcaaggatggaagtgatgaaattaactgcccttctcagacttgcaggccagaccagttcagatgtgaagatgggaactgtgtccatgtgagtaggcagtgcagtggtgtgagagactgtctggagggcactgatgaagcaaactgtaacaatgttattcagtgctctggacctggcaaattcaagtgcaaaagtggagaatgcatagatatcaataaagtgtgtaaccagcagagagactgcaaggactggggtgatgagcccctgaaggaatgcaacataaatgaatgtgactgtccatctgggtttgagtttgtagacaagagaaactgtggagatattgatgaatgtcaaaaccctggtatctgtagtcaaatctgtatcaacctgaaaggtggctacaaatgtgaatgtaGCCGTGGATATCAGATgattcctgctacaggaacctggaaaaggCCATACcggtacaaaaatacaaataacacctgtgattacaatgacgctgctaagcagggtttaggggttcatagcatggagacaaggggtaacaactacagtgtttggaacaattgtacagctttggccttacctcctgatgtttttctgatttgtggggatagggcctggcaaggtatcactgcaaatgctatcagaagtccatgttacttagataaactcattgtattcgCTTCTAGCTTGTTGCAGTTGCATGaaatcaccagacataaatgggcattgcttgcaccggatagcaatgataatgttgaattgtgcgGGGTTGCAGCTAGGGCGGCATTGGCAATTTTAGTGCTTGGAGTGGCATCTGTGGCCACACATAACAACTGCTCGGCTGCGGGGATCAGCTGCGGTGTGGACGCCCgtaggtgcaccctgagcgttttgttcggaggggactccactctcagctgctcaccgcaggagcagacaaagatCTCCTGTAGCTGCAGACATACAGtaggttttcagctgctggagggatactaa